The sequence AGTAGAacaaataatgacggcatttgttaagcgctatgtgcgaagcactgttctaagcactgcggggggaatacaaggtgatcaagttgtcccacgaggggctcacagtcttactccccattttacaggtgaggtaactgaggcccagagaagttaagtgactggcccaaggtcacacagctgagaagtggtggagccgggatcaaaacccataacctctggctcccaagtccttactctttccaccgagtcacgctgcttcctgggtcaggagcactgtagtaaattccGGGAGAGAGCACCCAGGTAGACACGGTATCCGACCCCTGTTGTGGGGCTCCCACCCGAAgggtttaggtaataataataattttggtgtttgttaagcgcctactatgtgcaaagcaccgttctaagcgctggggggggatacgaggtgatcaagttgtcccatgcggggctcacagtcttaatccccgttttacagatgaggcgactgagacacagagaagttaagtgacttgcccaaagtcacacagccgacaagcggcggagccgagatttttAACTCATGACCCCGGCCCGGTTTGTGCCAACCTCTGGTGTCCCGCGGTGGGGGCGTGGTGACCCGCCTTCCTGGACCATCCCTCCCCGTGGGTCCCGCAGGCCCCGGGACGAGAAGGACGGGCTACCCGCGCCATGCTGGGCTCCCCTGCGGCCTTCCGCCCGCTGCCCCGAGACCCGCGTTCGGTCCGGGTCCATCAGCTAGTCAACCCTATTTATTCAGCGATTCTGGAGCACTGGAATACGCTCTTGGGAGAATGTAGcccagcagaggtggtagacaagatcccctcCCACGACGAGCGGGCCAGGCCGGGCCCTGCGGGCTTCGGCTCTCGATCTGCCCAAGTTGCAGGCGGGAGCTCCGGCGGGCGGGCAGCGGCCTCCGGGACGGATCCATCCCCTCCCTTCGCCCACCCCCCTTCACCTGTGTCCCTTGCCTCGACTCTGCCCACTTTGGCTTCAAGTTCTTGGTCTTGAACACCCCACCCGAGTTGGGTGGGGAGCAGCAAGTCAGAGGTTGGACGGTCACCAGCCATTTCCCCTAAGACTTaggtctatgatgatgatgatattcctctccccctcgtccccctctccatcccccccatcttacctccttcccttccccacagcacctgtatatatgtatatatgtttgtacatattttttactctattttatttgtacatatctattctatttattttattttgttagtatgtttggttttgttctctgtctcccccttttagactgtgagcccactgttgggtagggactgtctctatatgttgccaatttgtacttcccaagcgcttagtacagtgctctgcacatagtaagcgctcaataaatacgattgattgattgattgattgattaagcgcttactatgcgccaagcactgatctaaacactggggtagatacaaggtaatcaggttgtcccacgtggcttcacattcttaatccccgttttgcagatgaggtaactgaggcacagaaaagttaagtagcttgcccaaggtcacccggcagacagatggtggacgTGTGATTAGAAcacgcatcctctgactcccaagcccttgctcttcatactgagccattctgtttctctggaATCTCTTCCCTGCAACTTTCGTGTTCTAATTGTCACGTATGATCTCTGTTAATGATTTCATGAACCCTGAACCCACAGTTCTCAGCTCCCAAATGCCCACTCTTGCAGAGCCCGGTTTGTAGTATTAATGATGATCTTTACTAAGTATACACTATGAGCCactcactgtgctcagcactggggtagcttaggatcaaccgtatttattgagcgtttgaggcgctcaggaaagtacaatatagtagacatgatccctgtctttaaGGAGCCTACATTCcaataggataatcaggtcagacactgtccctgtctcacacaggaccAAGAAGGGGGAATTTTAATCCCTGTTATACAGTTGAggaaggtgaggcccagagaaatgaagtgacttgtctaagccacacaacaggcaagtggtggagcgcaCCCTGGAACCTggatcgcattcattcattcatttaatcgtatttattgagcacttactatgtgcagagcactgtactaagcgcttgggaagtacaagttggcagcatatagagatggtccctacccaacaacgggctcacagtctagaagggggagacagacaacaaaacaaaacatgtggtcaggtgtcaagtcatcagaataaatacaagtaaagctagatgcacatcattgacaaaataaatagaatagtaaatatgtacaagtaaaatagagtaataaatctgtgcaaatatatatacaggtgctgtggggaggggaaggagggagggtgggggggatgggggggagaggaaaaagggggctcagtctgggaagccctcccagatggagaggaaagggtggattttggcgaagTTGCAGATGCTCCCTGCCTCTCTGTATGCAccttgagtcagtcaatcaatggcatttatttgagtTTATCTCAGCACTGGCAAACTAAcaactcatactctcccaagcgcgtagaactgtgttctgcactgtggcatttattaagcttttactttgGACCAAAGCCCAGGGCTAGCAATCTCAGGTTGCCCAAAAGGAACAGGAGTTAAGTTGGAAGTTTTCTGCTTGCTCCAAGGAAGTGCAAGGTGAAGAGTTGGAGAAAAGCCTCACTGTTTGCATAGTCACAGTATTTTTTTCCTGCTACAGCCCATTCCCCCTTACTCATTTTAGCCTGGAGACCTCTCTAGGCCTTCCTCCCCAACTCACCCGTTGCACCCCAGCCCCGCAGAAACACACAGGCAGGGGCCGGGGGGTGCCAACGAAGCTACCCAAGCCACCGGGGCCATCGTTGTCCTGATTTTGAGGGCTCAGGTCTGGGGCATGTCCATCCTTCCCGATGGGTGGCTGCGAGACCAGAAGCTGTGCCTGCATTCGGGCCTCCCGTCCAAGGGGTTTTATGTTCTGGGCCATGCTACTCGgcgtggggccggggggtggggggcctacCTAGCCCCGGCTCCAGTGCCCTGGTGGCTCGGGGAGTTGAAAGTGTCCACGCTCTGTGCAGGGACGGCAGGTGGTGATGATTTAGAGTCAAAGAGCGTCAGGCCAGGAACGCAGTTCACCGTCTGGTTGGGTCCCAGCGCTTTCCAGCTCCCTTGGACATCGTGGTCCTTTCCTTCCGAGGGACCATTTAGAAGCCTCCACCCTGGGTAACGTCTCCGTCAGCGCCTACGACCCCAGCTGCCCTGGCCTTGTGGGCGAGCCTTGGCCGTGTGGGTCAGGCGAGTGGGACCCAGAAGCCCCCGTCAACTTGTTATGAGGCATAGGTATGGGTTCTCCTGCTCCGCTTCCTTTCTTTGGGAGCCGCCACCACCCCGCTGGTAATCCCCGGGGACGCACTAGGAGAGACGGCAGGGAGTCGGGGGGCAAACTTATGGCACCGGCCTATAGAAGCAGGgcggcctgatggaaagaacacaggactgagtctgtgggttctaatcctggctccatcgcttgcctGCCGTGAGAGCTTAGGTGATTGATTTGACTTTTCGGTGCCTCTGTTTagtcatctgtaatacgggggtGAAATGCCTCCGgccccttagactgagccccaagtaggacgggGACAGTCTTGATTTGATTgcattatatcttccccagtgttcagcacatagcaagtggttAACAAAAGCCACTGTTTTTACAACTGCCCGTGCCCTCCAGGTCCGGCTGGCATCAGCACCGGGAGCGGTTCACCACAGCGTTCGTGGTCTGGGGAGGGGCCCACTGGCCAGGCTTCCCGGGAGCGTGGTTTCTCTCCAGCACCCGTGGGCCCCCTGCCGAGCTGCCCGCCCCTGGGTCAGGAGGGTATGGTAATGCGCTGTGGGGCGCAGCCTGCGTTTCTGCCAGCTGTTGGGCCCATCGTGCCCAGCTAGGGGAGATCCGGGACCGCTCTGCATGAGCGGCAGCGATGGCGCTAGCCATGGCCGGGAGGAGGTGGCCCCAGAGATGCCAGCCTATAGGGGCATCCACCCCTGGTATCACCCAGGCAGAGGGCCTCATCACTGGTGACTGTCGTAGTCCCATCCCATTTGAGTCATCACCTCGTGGGAAGTTCTGCCTTCCCTGGGGTCTCCCTGCTCAATGCCTCAGGCAAACCGCCTGCCTATTGTTTGGCCTTCACCCTTTCCATTTCTGGTGGTGCCCAATTGGCTTAGGAACCCGGCAGAGAAAAGCGGCGAGGTAGGTTGCACTGTAGGAACGTGGAGCTGGGACACCTCAGCCACCAGAGGCTTCTTGTGGGTACCTGGCGAAGCCTGGGTTCTGGGGAATGGCAGCGAGAGCGATCCCCGAGGCCAGGACCAGTGCTTCTTGGCTGCATTCGCTGGAATCGCTGCTCGAAGCCTGGGGCAGAGGAAAGGCCTCCCAGGGTCTCGTGTCTGCTGGAGGGGGGAGCCCATGGATGGGAGGACAGGTGGCCTTTGGCTCTGAGTGAATCAAGGCCATGGGCCATCAAAATCGGGGTCCCCCAGCCGGTAGGCGGTCAAGAAGCCACCTCACGGGTCCCTGGGGGCGAAGCATCTGCTCAGCATCTGAGTGGCGGTCTCCCTCTGCTCAAGTCCGGCCTGTCCAGCCGCGGCCCAGGCAGAGCGCGGCAAGCCTGGGGGAACGGTCGGGAGCTGCTTCGTTCGAAATGGCTATTCTCACATCCGCTCTCTCGCTGTCTTCGGGGCCAGGACACATTGCCGACTGGGTCAGGGTCCCGCCAGTGAATTGTGCAGCCTGGACTCGGCTCCCCCGGCGTCGACTTCTTCCTTAAGAAATGATCAAAAATCAGCTGCAGGCGGGTTCTGAGGTGGCGCTGGGGTGGCCCCAGACAGTGCTGTGTGGAGGAGGAAGCGCCTAATTGCCTTTGGTGGGTGGCCTACTTGCTGCCGTCGGGTGTCACCGTTATGTAAACGTTCCACATTAAAGCAGGTTAGATGCTAtcggggccggccggccggctgaCACGCTCGTCCCCCCCGGCCCGTTTCCAGCGGGACTCCGCTAAGCTCCAGAGAGTTGTTTTAGTGACCGGCACATGGCCGTCGCCGGGGCAGCCGGGCTGTCCGGCTCCCTGGCGACGGGGCTCCGAGagctgcgggggtgggggtggagtgcCACGTGCCGGCTTCGGCAGGGCATCGGGCGCTCTCGTGGCCGCTCCCTCGGGCTCGCCGCCACCTCTCCGCTTCGCCAAACCACGTGTGGGGCCGGCCCCCGGGAAGCCGGGGCCGAGGAGTGGGGCCGAGTCGATGGCCTCGATGATAAGCCCCTTGAAAGAGTACATAAAGCCGTTGACCCCCGTCTCGACAGGCCGTGAGGGCTGAGCACCAGGCGTGGGGACGGGCCCGGGCAGCGTGGGAGCACCGCCGCAGCCGCCCCCATGGAGGAGGACCGAGATCTCACCGAGCAGCAGCCTACGGTGAGTGGCCAGGGCCGGGATCACGGCCATTGCCAAGGTCGAAAGGAGGGCGGGTGAGTCTTGACCGTTACTGCGCCCCTGCCACGGTTATTCTGAGGAGGGGATGGCGTTCTGtttggggccgggccggggtgggggtgagggtggcccCCATCCAAGGGTCACTGGTCACTGGTGCCCTGCAGGGAGGGCCCCCAGCCTGCTCTGCTTggccgggcctggaggtcaggttgggggggaaggggcttgGTGGTCAGGACCCCCGCACAGCCCCCGCTCTCTGACGTGCCTGTTGGGAGGCGTGGCCCAGGGGCCAGTCCCAAAGCCAAGCCTCCCCTAATCTCTCCCTGCCTCGGGCGACTCCCTGGATGACTGCCTGTCTCCGGCTAGCtggagaagacagacagacactaGGGCTGGTGAAATGTGGTTAAGGGTTCGCTTCTTCCAGAagcctcccacccaccctcccggCCACCCGTTTTCCCAGGTTGCATCCGCCCAGGCCCGCTCCCATCCTGGAGGCCGGGGCGCTGGGTCCTGGTGAACACTGGAACCTTTGTCATTGCAGGTGAAGAAGGCCAAGATGCAGGAGTCGGGGGAGCCGGCATTAAGGTGCGCAGCGGGAGCCCGGTGGCTTTGCTGGGGTTCCTGGTCCATCATGTGGTGCTAGTCGGCACTGCCCATTCCTGCTCCCGGAGGCTGGGGGGACTGCTTGGCCCGTGCGCTGTGTTGGAGGGGGAAGCTTACTTTGCCAGCCTCCGTCTCCCTTCTGACCAGCCGGCGTTCCCCTCTCCGGAACCAGGTGGAGGGGTGATATTGGTGATGGCTCTCTGGTTTGTGCGCTGCTCCTGTGGGAGCGGCCGGAGCCCCTGGCACTACATCCCGGGCTTCCCAATTCCCGGTCTTGTGGGCAGACCCAACAGGTGCTGCCCAGCGGGCATCCCGGCATGGCGTGTGTCACTGGTTTGGAGCCCTTTCCTTGGGGTCTGGGTGTCAGTCCCGCTTGGGGAGAGCAATGGACGCACCCCGACTTGATTTGCTCGCAGAGGTCACTGCGAGGCTGAGTCATCCCGGGCCGCCTGGCGCCGGACTGTGGGTTGGCCCGTGGCTGGCCTGGCTGCGGACTTGGGCCCGTAGGCCGTTCGGGCATCTGGGCCTCTCCTTTTTGGAAAGGGTCATGGCCTCCGTTTTGCAAAGATAACACCTAGCCTGAGGCGCTCCTTTCAAACCCGCTGTCCCGTGGAGAAGGGCGTAAGCCCTCACAGGTGACTGTCTGGGTGTCTCGGGGCTGCCGGCGGCCCTTTCGGTTCAATCAGAATGTGCCCCGGGCTCTGGCCCTGATCCATCATGGGAAACGAAGGACCCGACTGGGCCCCACCCCCCCTGCACGATGGAGGTGTTGCCAGGCCGGTTTTCCCCCTCGGCGGATCACCCGGGCTCCTCTAGTGTCGGGGACTCCTGCCAGGGGAACCTCCGTTTGGCCACCCGCCCTGCCTGCGGCCAGCCGGCCGGTCAGTGGGGCGTCCAGGCTGGGGAAATCTAGGTGTTTGGCATGCAGAGGTGGTGAGAGTCACGGGTCAAGCTCAGGGGCCTGGGGTAGAAGTGGCTGCCGGCGAGGGGGTGGCAgcggcccctctccccctgcccctggctcCGTGGTGTCCGGTTTGTGCGCTGGTGGTGGCTAATTCCCACGTGTTTTGGTCCTCAGCCAGGGGACCCTCCCCGACGCCAACGAGCAGAAAGTGGAGGGCCCCGGCCTCGGCTCGGATGTCACCATGGCGGACGGAAGTAAGCCTGCCTCCCCGTGGGCCCGTGGGACTCCATCGTATCCGCAGACAGCCGTGGGAGCAGTGTCAGCTCCAGCTGTGGGGAGGGCATTTGCCACCTGAATCACACTTCTTTTGTGCCCCCCAATGCCGAAAGGGGCACGTAGGGCTAAAAGTGCGCCTgtcctgcccatccatctcttccctgccccctctcagctGTCGGGACACTGAGACCGGGCCCCGCTACCACCTGGCTCCCATTGTAGGAGCTGCCCAGGTCCCAGAGAGTCTGGTTTCCCCCCATCGCTGGGCCCGATTGTAGCCATCGGCAGAGCGGGGTCCCGGCAGCTGTGCAGCGGAACGCCCCTCCCTCCGGGGGTCCCCCAGGGTTGACCGCACCCACATTGCccgtctccgtctctctctcagtTCTGACCTGCACCGACTACCTCCCGCGCCCGGCCAGCGACTACTCCTCGCAGCTCTACTCTGCCAAGTGAGTGGGGGTGCTCGGCCCTCTCGGCCGAGATCCTTGCGGGGGCTCCTCCGACCCAGATGACCCTGGGGGCGAGCCTCCTCAGGCCGTCGGGAACCTGGGTGTCTCtgagggggcgaaggggagggagCGGCCTGTGCGCCCagtctctgcttccctgcccagtgCCAGGGGCAAGCAGCCCGGCCGGGGGGGTCGGTTCTCGGTTGGGGCGGTCCCGGACCTTCGCCGGCCGCAGTCAGAGGTTGCCGCCTCGCCTCCCTCCAGACCGTACACGCATATCCTTTCCGTCCCCGTGTCCGAGACGCTGACCGCCTACTCCGGCCAAACCCAGTATCAAGCCCTGCCACAGTCCCAGCCCTATACGGTGTATCCGCAGGCCACCCAGAGCTACGGACTACCTCCTTTCGGTAAGAAGGCCCCTCCCGCTCCAGCCTCGGGACCTTTGGGCTTGTCCAAGGCCGAGCGTGGGTTCACCGTGGTGCTCTGTCCCTCCCATCTCCAGCTGGGGAGGGCCCGATAAGCCGTGTATGCAGAAGTGCATGTGTATATGTTCATGGGTGCTCATGCATGTGTGCCAAGAATCCACAGTGCTGGGCTCAAGGTGGAGACCGCGCAGGAAGTTGGCCTTAGCCACGCAGAGCTCCTGCGGGGCTCCTGGCAGCTTGTGGGGTTCGATTCAGCCCGTGCGCTCCCGAATTTGGGTGGGGCTGCTGCCGTGGGCAATAAATTCGGGGAGGGGGCTTCCCCGAATGCCTGCCCACCCTTCCAGGGGCCTGCCTCAGCCGGCTCCAGAGACCGGGGCAGGCGCAGACACCCCCTACCCCCGCAGTGGTCCTTCAGGGCCCCCGGGGTGCCCGAAAGGCCGCCAGCAAGCTGGGTTGATCTTGTCTGAGATCCCACCGTTCCTGCAGTCCTGCGGGGGCCCTCTGGTGCTGCTGTTGCCCGCAGCCCGTGTAGGTAGAGACATAGCCTTGCTGGGGGGACTGTGGTGAGGCTGATCGGGGAATTGGGGGGCCAGATTCAGCCTCTCCCCGGGGGggatcctgccccccaccccaactgtgTGCCCATCCCGCTGACTCTGCATCCCCGGGCACGTTGCAGCTCCGAGCCCCAACGCCAGCCTAGTCTCTGCCTCTTCCACCGCCACCGCTGCTGCCAACGTGTCCGCTGTCGCCAGCATCTCCAGTCAGGTAGACGAGCGCCTCGTTTTCCAGCCCTGTGCCTGGTTTGGGGACCGGCGGGAAGCCCTGGAGAAAGGGGAgcactgcctctccctctcccttccctgacccTGTCTGTGCCCTCAGGACTACCCCACGTATACCATCCTGGGTCAGAACCAGTACCAAACCTGCTATCCCAGCCCTAGCTTCAGCCTCCCGGCACAGACGAGCAGCAGCAGCGCTGAGACGGCGCCACTTGCTGCCCCCATCTACCAGGCTGGGAAACCCGGCGGCATTGCTCCCGCACCCACGAACCAGCGGCTCTCCTCAGGTACAGCcagcccccggggccggggccggggctggggccggacccgatgggatggggatgggaatgggATGGGCACCGTCCTTGTAGGACTCTGGCGTCGTGGGCAGGGGCTGAGCACCTCACGGTCTCCCACAGGGGACCCTGCAGCCAGCCCGTCCTTGGCTAGGGCCGCCCCCAGCAAGGAAGCAGATGAGCAGGCCAGGAAAAACGTGGCCGGGAAGAACCGGGGCAAGAGGAAAGCCGACGCCACAGCCTCCCAGGACAGCGAGCTGGAAGTACGAGGACGCGGGCTGGGGCATCTCACACCCCGTTCTTTGTTCTGTTCCTTCCCTCCACTCCCGCCGCACGGTCGCTTGCCGCAGGCCTTGACCGTCCTCGCAAGGGTGGGAGCCACAGTCCCCGGCTGTGGGCTGCGGTGCAGGGAGCTGCTGGAGGCTGGAATGGCTCTCTGCAGGCCTAGTCCGCCCACAAAAGAGGCTAAGACACAGAAGCTTTGTCCCAGGCATGCGGCTGGCCTCCCCCTGGGCCGGGGGGCAGTGGGCGGCAGCATGTTCCAGAGGCGGGGACCGAACCCTGTTGGGCTGGGGAATGCCCTCCCGGTGGGACCCCAATACAGAGTCTACCCTGAAGCAGAACGCGCAGTATGGGTGCTCAAATGCTAGTCTGTAAGGCCCTTGTCCTGAGGTCAGACTGATGGAccttgccctccttcctcccctagcGGGTGTTCCTGTGGGATCTGGATGAGACCAtcatcatcttccactccctgctCACCGGCTCCTACGCCCAGAAGTACGGGAAGGTAACAGTGACCCCTGGGTCGCCCTGTTGGCCCGACAGACTGGCAAGGTGTCAAATGCTACTAGCCCACTCCCAGCCCAGGAGCAGATTGCCCTGCCCGCTCGGGGTCGGTTCGAGCGGCTGCTGGGGTGGGGCCGGTCCGGCACGTAGTGACCCGCGACCTCACCGTGGGCCTCGGCGCTGAGCGAGTCTGTCCCCGGCCAGGACCCGACGGTCGTCATCGGCTCGGGCCTGACCATGGAGGAGATGATCTTTGAGGTGGCCGACACGCACCTGTTCTTCAACGACCTGGAGGTGAGTCTGGACTCGGGGGTCTTTGGACCCCTGCGGTCCAAGCCTGCCACAGATGGGGCCCCATGGCCATCTGGGGGCTCTGTGTGGTCAACCGGGGTCTGGATGGGTGGCCGTCTTCCGGCCACGGCTCTCTACCCGGGCACCGACCGAGGGGCTGTGACTTGGGGGGAATTGCCTTCCACGTCATCCCTGTCATTCTGCTCCCTGCCCCGGGTCCCAGCAAACCCCATTTTCCGCATCTCTGGTCTGCGGGAGGACGGCACGGCCCTGGCCCATGTAGGCTGAGctccaggggtggggagaagttgTGGAGGCAGCTgcaggtggggcaggaagggggcagatcatcatcatcatcatcatcatcatcaatcgtatttattgagcgcttactatgtgcagagcactgtactaagcgcttgggaagtacaaattggcaacacatagagacagtccctacccaacagtgggctcacagtctaaaagggggaaggatCTCAGATCCTTCTCTCGTGAGAGGCCCGGGATGCGCCCCCCTACTCCGCCTGTCCGTCCGTCTGTAGGAGTGTGACCAGGTACATGTGGAGGACGTGGCCTCGGACGACAACGGACAGGACTTGAGGTGAGCGTTTGCCGAGCAGGGAACCGGGgccatctccccatcccctggcccggccccgggggagctgccggggtggggaggggggccggcCTGGGGCGCTGACGGTTCTCGCCCGCTCCCTTGCAGCAACTACAGCTTCTCCACGGACGGCTTCAGCGGCGGCGcggggggcccgggccccgggggcgcggtgggcgTACAGGGCGGGGTCGACTGGATGAGGAAGCTGGCTTTCCGCTACCGCAGAGTCAGGGAGACCTACGACAAGCACAAGAGCAACGTGGGCGGTGGGTGAGACCCTTGCAgggcctgaccctcctcctcctcctcctcctcttcttccactacccTTACCTGCTCGACAACCCCCCTCTCCActcgctcctcccctccccagccagcCGGGCTGCCGTTGCCGACATCCCCCCGTGCCCGCGGTCTTGGCGGGGAGCGTGTAACCAGCCGGTGTGGTGCCACTCCACAGGCCTCCTGAGTCCCCAGCGCAAGGAAGCCCTGCAGCGACTTCGAGCTGAAATCGAGGTTTTAACGGATTCCTGGCTGGGAACGGCCCTCAAGTCCTTGTTGCTCATCCAGTCCAGGTAGGGCTGCTGGGCTCGTCACAGTCTCCCCTGTACTGGGCTTTGGATCGTACGGACCTCagagatttgtccaaagtcagttCCATCAGTCCAGTAGAATCAAGGAACGCGCTTGCGTTTCTGCAAGCAAATCCCGATTTATTGATTCTCCACCTGCCGGCATATGCTTCCTAAACCCACGCGTGCCCAGGCACGTGTGCAGGCGCACGCATTCGCACGTGCAcacgctcccctcctccccccgcctccccaatCCACATACACACCCTATCCCCAAGCCAGGCAAAGGGCCAGATGTGGATCGAAAGGCGGGAAACCGCATTGTGCCTGGGACTTCCATTTTGGGGCCCGGTTCCCAAGATCTCAGTCCGATTTCTCTTTCTACTGACCCTACTGGCCCGCGGAAGTCCAAGGTGCCGACGCAGCAGACATCCTTCTTGTCCCTTATCTTTCTGTGGAGTTGATGAGCGCGTGCTTGACTAGCCTGCAGATACCGCCGCCTCTTCTGGGACGATGCCAGGCTGGGGGTGTCCGGGGGCACCCCCGATCAGCACGTACAGATTGCTTGTGATTGAATTTCCCTAGTGGACTTCTTTACAGCTTTTCCCAGCCCAGCCATCTCATCTCACATaccctcactcactcactcactcactcacccacCCACAAGCACAAACGTGTAGCTTTGGAAATGTGTGACAGGCTTTGCTGCCTCTCCTGTCCATGGCACAGcacgaggggagggagggctgcaGGGGCCGAGGATGGGACCAAGCCTCGGAAAGCTAGGTTTGCTGCTGGGAGGCCGCCCAGCGTGGTTCCACGGTGGCACcggctctcccccccgcccctgtgTTCTAAGACTGTGTTGGCAGGGGGGGAGGCTGAGGCCAAGACCTGGGGCGTCTTTGAGGCTCGGAACTTTTCACAGAAAGGGCCCGCTAGACTCTAtgttcattacgggcagggaacgtgttcactAAATCTCTCGGGTTGTACtcttctcaagcacatagtacagtgctctgcacatagtaagctattagtaaataccgttgattgattgaaaatggccCGGAGGTGGGGGTGGAAGTGCAGAGCTGGCCGTGCCTGGTGGGAGTCCCCACGTGAAAAATTGCTCGCCCCTCTGCCCAGCCACTTCCCCTTTCTGTTCACCCGGGTTGCTCCATTCTGCCAACCCACCAGccctcgtctctctctctctctctctctccccaggaaAAACTGCGTGAACATTCTCATCACCACCACCCAGCTGGTACCCGCCCTTGCCAAGGTCCTACTGTACGGCCTGGGTGAGGTGTTCCCCATCGAGAACATCTACAGCGCCACCAAGATTGGTACGGTGCCgagctctgacctctgacctccttcccctgacccccagctCCCATCCCCCAGTGGCTCGAACAGACTCCAAGCTGTGGGagacacccccaacacacaccccagagagcagggtttggggggggtgCCACCTGGCTCACACACACGGGCCCCACTACCAGCTGGTAGCCTGGCGCATGTCCGTTCACACATACATGCGTGCAGAGGCTGCTGGTTGAGGATGGGCCCTTCCTTGTGGGGGTCTAGTTTTAGGATGCGGACAGTAGCCTGGGCTTTTTGATTCTCCTAAGACTGTGGCAGCAGGATAGCTGTGTGGACCGCCCCTTGGTCCATGCACATACACACGTGCACACAAAAGGTTTGTGCACGTGCCAGAGGCCAGGCGTACCCAGGCCCGCCCC comes from Tachyglossus aculeatus isolate mTacAcu1 chromosome 16, mTacAcu1.pri, whole genome shotgun sequence and encodes:
- the EYA3 gene encoding eyes absent homolog 3, with the protein product MEEDRDLTEQQPTVKKAKMQESGEPALSQGTLPDANEQKVEGPGLGSDVTMADGILTCTDYLPRPASDYSSQLYSAKPYTHILSVPVSETLTAYSGQTQYQALPQSQPYTVYPQATQSYGLPPFAPSPNASLVSASSTATAAANVSAVASISSQDYPTYTILGQNQYQTCYPSPSFSLPAQTSSSSAETAPLAAPIYQAGKPGGIAPAPTNQRLSSGDPAASPSLARAAPSKEADEQARKNVAGKNRGKRKADATASQDSELERVFLWDLDETIIIFHSLLTGSYAQKYGKDPTVVIGSGLTMEEMIFEVADTHLFFNDLEECDQVHVEDVASDDNGQDLSNYSFSTDGFSGGAGGPGPGGAVGVQGGVDWMRKLAFRYRRVRETYDKHKSNVGGLLSPQRKEALQRLRAEIEVLTDSWLGTALKSLLLIQSRKNCVNILITTTQLVPALAKVLLYGLGEVFPIENIYSATKIGKESCFERIVSRFGKKVTYVVIGDGRDEEIAAKQHNMPFWRVTNHSDLVSLHQALELDFL